Proteins encoded in a region of the Micropterus dolomieu isolate WLL.071019.BEF.003 ecotype Adirondacks linkage group LG07, ASM2129224v1, whole genome shotgun sequence genome:
- the LOC123973935 gene encoding NAD(P)H dehydrogenase [quinone] 1-like, translating to MAGKKVLIVYGHQSSGSFSAAAKDAAVEVFGTKGYTTEVSDLYAMKFKASATAEDITGEVKNADHFCYAEETKLAWEAGKLSADITEEQRKLTEADLIIFQFPMYWFSFPAIMKGWIDRVLTLGFAYSQEKRYSQGIFKDKKAMLSFTTGSHESMFSANGINGDMNVTLWPLQNGILHYCGFQVLAPQIFWAPSHVPSEVRGTMLEGWRKRLQGLLEEKPLSFTPLDCFDREKGFQLKPDVCEKQATEEFGLTVGIHLGKPLPPNNQMKAGV from the exons ATGG CAGGAAAGAAAGTGTTGATTGTGTATGGCCACCAGAGCTCTGGCTCATTCAGTGCTGCAGCTAAAGATGCTGCTGTGGAAGTCTTTGGCACTAAGGGCTACACAACTGAAGTATCTGACCTATATGCCATGAAGTTTAAAGCCTCTGCTACTGCTGAGGACATCACTG GAGAAGTTAAGAATGCAGATCACTTCTGTTACGCAGAGGAGACCAAACTAGCATGGGAGGCTGGAAAACTGTCTGCTGACATCACCGAAGAACAACGCAAACTCACTGAAGCAGACCTCATCATCTTTCAG TTCCCCATGTACTGGTTCAGTTTTCCTGCAATCATGAAGGGCTGGATTGACCGGGTGCTCACACTGGGCTTTGCTTACTCCCAAGAGAAGAGGTATAGCCAGGGCATCTTCAAG GACAAGAAAGCCATGCTGTCCTTCACCACTGGGTCTCACGAGTCCATGTTCAGTGCAAATGGCATTAATGGAGACATGAATGTCACACTGTGGCCGCTGCAG AATGGCATCCTGCACTACTGTGGCTTCCAAGTTCTGGCCCCTCAGATCTTCTGGGCTCCGTCTCACGTTCCCTCTGAGGTGCGAGGCACCATGCTGGAGGGCTGGCGTAAAAGACTGCAAGGCCTCCTGGAGGAAAAACCACTTTCCTTCACTCCTTTGGACTGCTTCGACAGGGAGAAGGGCTTCCAGCTGAAGCCGGACGTCTGTGAGAAACAGGCCACTGAGGAGTTTGGACTGACTGTGGGGATCCACCTGGGCAAGCCACTACCACCCAACAACCAGATGAAAGCTGGAGTCTAA